Proteins from one Desmodus rotundus isolate HL8 chromosome 9, HLdesRot8A.1, whole genome shotgun sequence genomic window:
- the LOC112316313 gene encoding nucleoside diphosphate kinase B, producing the protein MANTERTFIAIKPDGVQRGLVGEIIKRFEQKGFRLVAMKFLRASNELLKEHYIDLKDRPFYPGLVKYMNSGPVVAMVWEGLNVVKTGRMMLGETNPADSKPGTIRGDFCIQVGRNIIHGSDSVKSAEREISLWFKPEELVDYKSCAFDWIYE; encoded by the exons ATGGCCAACACAGAGCGTACCTTCATCGCCATCAAGCCAGATGGCGTGCAGCGCGGACTGGTGGGCGAAATCATCAAGCGCTTCGAGCAGAAGGGGTTCCGCCTTGTGGCCATGAAGTTCCTAAGG GCCTCTAATGAACTCCTGAAGGAGCACTACATTGACCTGAAAGACCGCCCGTTCTACCCTGGGCTGGTGAAGTACATGAACTCAGGGCCTGTGGTGGCCATG GTCTGGGAGGGGCTCAATGTGGTGAAGACAGGGAGGATGATGCTCGGGGAGACCAATCCAGCAGATTCTAAGCCAGGCACCATTCGTGGAGACTTTTGCATTCAAGTTGGCAG GAACATCATTCACGGCAGCGATTCAGTGAAAAGTGCTGAGAGAGAAATCAGCCTATGGTTTAAGCCTGAAGAACTGGTTGACTACAAGTCCTGTGCTTTTGACTGGATCTATGAATAA